From Drosophila nasuta strain 15112-1781.00 chromosome X, ASM2355853v1, whole genome shotgun sequence, one genomic window encodes:
- the LOC132796195 gene encoding uncharacterized protein LOC132796195 has product MTTSLPLPLPLLAIAATSAAASAAAASTSLPEEAKTFSDADVAEVRRVVQRILVPCVFVIGLLGNAVSICVLTRKRMRCTTNIYLTALAITDIAYLTFVLILSFQHYDYFKYQCELYWKLYGLMMWLCDACAYISIYIAVCFTIERFIAIRYPLKRQTFCTESLAKKVIAAVALFCLLTTLLTAFEHTYKINWQLMDDANRPCNQTLANVSPTPNPIQTTSSTPPPTTALLQPNEQQQPTATTATNRSGSANTLRYFEHFDLGSDPGSGSGSNNEHIPSRQQRLSRTTSDGEEVNAPATEPTTATTDSLLQLSRARRRFRRSKDNDIDIAIDIHSDSDSDVNFNYNYNNINSNSNSNSIDSAFEFNITHMCENRTVYNNIYSDLGNNELYITIWSLYSMVVFVLLPLLLLATFNCFLILLVHRSKNVRGDLTNASSIRRTKRKSSSGLKGSVSQENRVTITLIAVVLLFIVCQLPWAIYLILTQYVKIEMNIQRIAGNILNFLVAINAAANFFLYCVLSDKYRKTVRELITGYRYRHRHARNNISLYVPHTTTTLNGDGHSSAAAAAAGGGGNSTTYNHNASSRRCRGKAAATGRLIA; this is encoded by the exons ATGACGACGtcattgccactgccactgcctcTGCTGGCGATAGCAGCGACGTCAGCAGCGGCgtcagcagcggcagcatcaACGTCGTTGCCAGAGGAGGCAAAAACGTTTTCGGATGCGGATGTGGCGGAAGTGCGGCGCGTTGTGCAACGCATTTTGGTGCCGTGCGTTTTTGTTATTGGACTATTGGGAAATGCAGTGAGCATTTGTGTTTTGACGCG GAAGCGCATGAGGTGCACCACAAACATTTATCTAACGGCTCTGGCAATTACGGACATTGCGTACCTGACctttgtattaatattatcaTTTCAACACTACGATTATTTCAAATACCAATGCGAGCTCTACTGGAAGCTTTATGGGCTTATGATGTGGCTCTGTGATGCATGTG cgTACATCTCAATTTACATAGCCGTGTGCTTCACCATCGAGCGATTTATAGCGATACGCTATCCGCTCAAAAGACAAACATTCTGCACCGAGTCGCTGGCCAAGAAGGTAATAGCAG CCGTTGCTCTCTTCTGCCTGCTGACCACGCTCTTAACGGCATTCGAGCACACATACAAAATCAATTGGCAATTGATGGATGACGCCAACCGGCCCTGCAATCAGACCCTGGCAAATGTGTCGCCCACGCCCAATCCAATCCAGACGACGTCCAGCACGCCGCCTCCGACCACAGCATTGCTGCAGCCgaatgagcagcagcaaccaacagcaactacagcaACCAATCGCAGCGGCAGCGCCAACACACTCCGCTATTTCGAGCACTTTGATTTGGGCAGCGATcctggcagcggcagcggcagcaacaatg AGCACATTCCAAGTAGGCAGCAACGCTTAAGCAGAACAACATCTGACGGCGAAGAGGTGAATGCGCCAGCCACTGAGCCGACTACAGCGACCACGGACAGTTTGTTGCAGTTGTCACGTGCCAGACGCAGATTCAGACGCAGCAAGgacaacgacatcgacatcgccatcgacatccacagcgacagcgacagcgatgTCAATttcaactacaactacaacaacatcaacagcaacagcaacagcaacagcatcgacAGCGCATTCGAATTTAACATTACGCATATGTGTGAAAAC AGAACTGTATACAACAACATATACTCGGATCTGGGCAACAATGAGCTGTACATTACCATCTGGAGTCTCTACTCGATGGTTGTGTTTGTGCTGCTGCCACTTTTGTTGCTTGCCACCTTCAACTGTTTCCTCATCCTGCTCGTGCATCGCTCAAAGAATGTGCGCGGAGATCTGACCAATGCCAGCAGCATACGTCGCACCAAG CGGAAATCGAGTTCGGGCCTCAAGGGAAGCGTTTCGCAAGAGAATCGTGTGACAATCACACTGATTGCCGTTGTGCTGCTGTTCATCGTCTGCCAGCTGCCATGGGCAATTTATTTGATACTCACACAGTATGTGAAAATTGAGATGAACATCCAGAGGATTGCtgggaatattttgaattttctggTTGCCATCAATGCGGCAGCgaattttttcttatattgcGTGCTGTCGGACAAGTATCGGAAGACGGTCCGTGAGCTGATCACCGGCTATCGTTATCGTCATCGGCATGCACGCAACAATATCAGTCTCTATGTGCCCCACACAACAACCACACTCAATGGCGATGGACACAgttcggctgctgctgctgctgctggtggtggtggcaaCTCAACCACATACAACCACAATGCGAGCAGTCGACGGTGTCGCGGCAAAGCTGCGGCCACAGGGCGTTTGATTGCGTGA